The DNA region ATTTCCTCAAGCTGGATTCGGCTGTAAGATTTCACTAAAAAACAACGAAAATGAAACCAGTCACCAAAACCCAATTAAACAGATATATACCGTTATTTTCAAAGTAATTTGTTGCCGAAGTAGACGGAAGCTGGTCACCACTTAAATCAACGACGAGTTGAACCGTAACACCAGATAGCTTCGCGGTTAGCTGAGATGCTGCTATATGTATGACACGCCTTAACACACGCGGCGCCGCTATTCTACGACAATAATCGTTTCAGCTCATTAACCCTGTATTACTTAAACAGGATTAAAATCCTAAATATATCAATACACATACCGTTATGAGCAATTAAGCTAAACGTCAACAGGCCTGAACGGCTAACTAAGACCCAAGGCTGACCGGGCTATAACAAAACCGTACAGACGTCTAACAAATGTAGTTTTCAGTCACAAAGCCTGGGTAATGTGTTGTAGTAGCTGTAAGCTGTTACAAACAGTGTGTGGCGGTACTTACTGCGCGAGAGAAGCGTTGTTAACTGGGGCACACCGACGTCTCGTGTCGAATTTTCGCCGGTAGGAAGCGGCCGCGCGATGTAACACCAGACTGACCGTATAAGGTCAAAATGGGCGGGGAAAAGAAATGGTACCACCCTCTACATGACTGCAGTACTGTATTACGTATAAACTGGCGGGAAATTGAATCCGAGTCCCCTCactttcccccttttttttccaaagtgcTTTTTTGAGTTGAGGCACAGTCTACAGTTCTGACTTAAAACTATAGCAGGTATTTACTCTCTTATAGtttagtagtaaaaaaaaaaaaaagaaaagcacttgGTTCAAGAAGAAGGCATTTCTAGTAGCTTACAAGATGctcaacatttaaaataaatgtatgttttttcattattgtattttaaatatgaaaatgaaagaaatgtacattttaaagattaagAAAAACGAATTAACAGACAAGAATTGACAAAACTAAAATGCAATCAGATGAAAGTCCACCAAAAATATTTTAGTGGACTTAAAATCCCACATTAAATATATTTCATGGAAGTAATATCAACACTATATAACAATTACATAACAATTAATATATAGAAATATAAGAAATATACTGACAAGTATTACAATCAGTCTGCACTGGTCTTGTTACTACCTCGTAAAAGCAAcagttttaatatttactacTGGTGAACTATTCCTTTAACAAAATTAACCAAACAAGGTTACATAGTTGATCCTTatgaattatataaaaatatagttCACATTATTGTCCACAAGATGGCAGTATTTCCTTAACTGCATCCTGACCATTtgcaataacataaaataacttttgacattttttttccttcattttaacatatttaacacggcaaattccacctttaaaaatacattaaaaaaaacattttagggttaggtttaggattagggatTGGGCTAAAATAAGATGGTTAGCaaggtagctaaaaataaatatgagctaaaatacaactgacggatctttaagtcacgtgatgcacctatcacgtgatctaaactggccaatgagggacgctgcgtatgcatagagtggcagtctatgTATCCATAGCCACAGCCTTTAATTAATGTCTTCATTAGTTTCTGGCCCACTGtgtactttttatatatatatatatatatatatatatatttatcaatgCGACATGTTCGTCGCATTGATAAAGAAGAACTCTAAATACAAtgaaaagattattattattattattattattattattgctttcCTGTATgtgatacatatatttatattgagACATTGATGTGTCATGATGTGTTTTGTGATGCTACAGTTTGCGGGACAGCGtcatttgatgatgatgatgatgatgatgatgatgatgtagatGTAGACGTAGACGTTGCTTctcctctctcactctctctgtgtgtgtgtggcactcATTTTAAGGAAATAAAGACCAAGGACAACATGCTGGAGCTCCGTGTAACCACTCCGGTGTTTGGACTTACAATACCGACCAAAAGTGGGATTTATGTGTGGATGTCAGCGGAGATGGGCCGTTTTTTCTACTGTCAAACCCTGGACCGATGCTAGCATGCTAGCATCACCGTAGATGTTTGTCATAAGGTGATGTTACTGTCGCGAATATCATTTAGGATGTCCTCACATCGGTTTAGTTAAACATTAACTAATAAGTTAAGGTTAAACTAACCCGTCAACTTTATTGGACACATTTAAATGACGGGAGTTTTAAAGTAGCTTTTAgctagcaacaaaaaaaagggtAGGCTAATTATTAGTCGGGGGGTAGTTTTATCAACAACACAAATGAAGCTGCACTTTTGTTAGTATAAGGTTTATTGACCCCAATAAATGAGGTTTAATTTGCTTTTCGATAAGGTAAAGTTTGTAGGAACGGCTACAAAGCAAAGCTCCTGTGTCGCTGAAGGACCAAATCATCTACAAAGACTGAGAAGAAGCTCTGTCAGGATATACGGATCTGTTTCCGGTCTGTGTCTAATAATTAGTATAATCACACGAAACTCTGGAGGGCTtctgatgtgttttatttgagaTAAAATCGTTAGACAGATTGTGTCTGAACTCTTctccacatcatcatcatcatcatcagagagATCCCCCACCAGACATGCGTCTGTCCTCGTTTGTGGCCCTGTTCAGGCCTGCTCTGCCCCTCATCCTGGGCTTGTCCCTGGGATGCAGTCTCAGCCTTCTGATGGTGTCCTGGACTCAAGGGGACAGCGATGAGTCCTGCAGAGAAGAACTAGGCAATGGGCGGCTGTTCCTGGGCCGAGGAGATGCTCAGAGAGAGGCTGGAGATGGAGCAGGAGATGAAGACTTCCAGCCACGTATAGTGCCCTACCACAAAGACCCaaacaaaccacacaaaaaggTTCTGAGGTAAGAGAAAAGAGCTCTTACCTCTTTTCTGATGTCCATACCAGTGACATCAGAGAGTGCCTGTGATCACCTCTATGCCCCTTCCTGTTTACATTGGTGATAAGAGGATTCCCTGTTAGTAATGATGTTTGCAAATGACACTGTTATCTACAATGAATGTTCTACTCTCATTGTAGATAACGGTGACATTTGCAGAAGAAATGTGTCTGAATGCAAGCTAGATATGTGGTAAGAGGAGAAATATTCAATCAAATAGAGGTTTATTAATAGCTACCATGTGTACAGTTTGGAGACGGGTCACTGAAAATGCAAAATACATTCTTATTAATTCCTATTGATAATGGAATATATGTATATTCAACTCAAGttatattgattgatttatgtttttgtagaGTGTGCttatgttctttccttgttttgcaccttctattgcagtggttcccaatcttttttgtcccattttgcATTCTTGTCAAATCACATGTacccccctcttcatatcataagtaccgtCTCCATAATTTTACATGCTTTTTTTATATGTGGAACAGCGGCTCTCATAAATCTctaaatgtgtctcaaacatttgtttcctaaggcttaatctacaaaatgcaaaacaatgtgtgcaaagtatttaaaaagaatatatCATACAACTTATATGTGATTATTTCAGTAGTAAATAAATagggtctcctttgtaaaatgtagctaattattgtctcctattgccAGAAGTGTGAtgaaatggcctctacagcaaaaaataatcctgtttgaataaattacaagaaaatatactgTAGTAATTTATTGAGCAATATTACTGGGAGTTCCTAAAAAGGAACTGGGAACATTTCCCAACAGTTTTTACTCATTTGTAAATCTgtccgagtaccccctgcaatgtgcttcCAGTTTGGTAACCACTGTTCTATTGTTAAACTGTTTTGGCTGATttgttgtttgtaattttttccatCTGACTGAGTTACATGCACAATAATTCCATTGTacctgttttttaaaatctaagtttgttctattctattattGCTTGTTGTGCAGAAGAAGTTATTTAAGTGGGATTTCCAAATTCTCTCTGCTACAACCTGCAACTCTTGCAAAGGAAAACTGTTTCCATGTGAAAATGTCTTCCTCTCGTTCTGTTTGTTCTTCACCGTTTGCTCTGGTTTGTGTGTCACCCTCCTCAGAACCCGATACATCCACACTGAACTGGGTATTCGAGAGCGCCTGCTGGTGGGCGTGCTGACCTCTCGAGCTAATCTCAACACGCTGGCCGTGGCGGTGAACCGCACAGTCGCCCACCACTTCCAccggactttttttttcacgGGCCTGCGCAGCCCAAAAACCCCTCACGGAATGACGGTGGTTGCCCACGGAGACGACAGACCGGTGTGGCTGATGTACGAGACGGTGCGTCACCTCCACCAGCACTTCGGCTGGGAGTACGACTGGTTCCTTTTGGCACAAGACGACACATACATGCAGGCGGACCGTCTGACTGAGCTGGTGGGCCACCTGAGTGCGGGCCAGGACTTGTACATGGGACGTGCAGAGGAATTCATCGGTGGGGAGGAGAAAGCGCGCTATTGCCACGGAGGGTATGGATACCTGCTGTCCCGTAGTCTGTTGGCTCGCCTGCAGCCACACCTGGACACGTGCCGAAACGACATCCTCAGCGTGAGGCCGGATGAGTGGCTGGGCCGGTGCATCATCGACTACCTTGGTCTGAGCTGTGTGGAGATGCATCAGGTACAGAAGCACATGGAATTCCTTCTTAGATCGGCTTGTTTATCTTTCttgacttattttgtgtatataataATGTTCTTAAATATAAACAAGATGGAAAGCAaagggtttctttttttttaacaccttcATCAGCCCTccgtcccccctccctccccgcaaGCTACAAGGGAGCATGTGAAGCGCCTACAGAGGCTGCACAGGCGCGCCCCCCAGCAGCCTgcaatccttttttttctcctccctgCAATCCTTACTTTCTCCACCCTAAACCCCCAACCTCCACCTACCCCTACCCCATCCGTCAATTATAACCCAAGACTCCCGAGTGGCAGGCGAGAATTCTACCACAAATGGTacaaatgttcaaaataataaaacaccattaattGTGATAATTTAGGATCAAATGCATCTTTATTATAATTGAAATCATGTTTACACTGCTGTTGAGGGGAAATGACAGAATAGATCCTCTGACTTCAAGTCAGAAAGACTAAGTGAACAGAAAATGTTTAGAGAATGCATGTAAACAAAAGAAGCATCCAAAACTTACACTCAGCCTACGATATAtcatttaggtttatttttgtGGCAAATGttgtttacagtatttattttaattgtcttATGCCTTTATAACTCGACTCTCTCCTCTTCGTCTGCGTCGTCTCTCAGGAAATGACCTATCGTTACTTTGAGCTTGGGAAAAACGCTGACCCAGAGCGCGAAGACAGCAGTCAGTTTAAAGCGGCGTTCACGGTGCATCCTGTGTCTGAACCCAATCTCATGTACCGCCTCCACAAGCGCTTCAGTCAGATTGAGCTGGAATGGACCTACCTGCAGATCCAGCAGCTGCAGGTTTGTCATGACTAACTGTGTGACTGTCGCTATCTCTACTTTGTCCCgtggctgttgtttttttaatttaattaattttatgaTCATATCAAATCTATATTTCTGCTGCCTTTCATAGAGCTACTCAGTTAGAGCTGCTGATATTGTTCCCCTTTTTAAATCTGATTGATTGCTGtagtaataaatacataacTTTATATTCCTACCAAGGCCTTCTGGCATTGAGAGTTCATAGTAAGTGTGTTCTCGCTAAGTCACACGTGTCAAACAcatggctcgggggccaaatccggccctttggagcctCTAGATTGGCCCAGAGGAGAAAGTAAACAAAtctgacagagaaaacatgaatcactgtgtaaatgacactcaacaatatttgcaggtgcccacagttttcccagtgcatatatcacatgattgcactGTTGAATATATTGAAAATTCTTTAAATATCCCCAAATTTGCCTTAAATATTACACAATATTTACCTTGATTAAATcgaaattgatcacaaaatctaggaaaattaaagtgaagatcctgttgggactgatatctgtcacttattgtttggatgttgttgtttttttatgtatttagtattttatatatacgtagaagtgcaaactagggcacaataatgttgaaattactattTTTCCCGCATTAAATTGTGgcccatttgagatcaaactgctctgtatttggcccctgaactaaaatgagtttgacacccctgcaccaAGTAGTATTATTATGTaataacaatgtatttttatttctttttttcttaattaatgtttttgtttgggaATACAATAGTGAACACAGAGGAAAAAACACATATTGCCACATTTAACTTTAATTTTCACTTAACTTATTGCAGTACTCTTATTGAGATTCTACTCTtagttttatgtttgtttatttgtgttttattttttgtgtgtgtgccctCCTCAGACCCAGATCAGTAACCTGAGTGAGCTGACACCTGAGGGCAGGGCGGGGGTCACATGGCCCATAGGCATCCACCCACCCTTCAAACCCAGGACCCGCTTCGAGGTGATCAACTGGGAATACTTCACAGAGGAGCACATCTACTCCTGCTTTGACAGCTCCCCTAAGTGTGAGATCAGAGGAGCGGACCGGGCCGACGTCAACGCCATCTTAGAGATCGCCGTGGAGCGCCTTAACGAGCGCTACCAGCCACAGCTGCGCTTCCGCAAACACCGACTTCTTAACGGCTACCGGCGCTTCGACCCAACACGGGGTATGGAGTACATGCTGGACCTGGCGCTGGAGGCCTACACACAGAAGGGCCACAGTCAGGTGATCGCCAAACGGGTCAACCTGCTCCGACCTCTGAGTGCAGTGGAGATCATCCCCATGCCCTACGTCACCGAGGCAACACGCGTCCAGGTCATCCTGCCGGTCACGGCCCAGGACCAGGACTACGTGGGCAACTTCCTGGACATGTATGTGATGAACACCCTGGACACCCACGACAACGTTTTACTAACGTTGCTTTTCATCTATGACCCGTTTGATGCTCAGCGAGTCAGCCAGACGGACGTGTTCGCTGGCATCAAGGCCATGATCGGAGAGGTGGAGAAACGCTACGGAGACGTGAAGATTCCGTGGATCAGTGTAAAGACGGAGGTTCCCTCACAGGTCAAACTCATGGATATTATCTCCAAGAAGCATCCGGTGGACACGTTGTTCTTTCTAGCCAGTGTTTGGACGGAGGTCAACAGTGACTTTTTGAACCGCTGCCGAATGAATGCCATCAGCAGCTGGCAGGTGTTCTTCCCCGTCCACTTCCAGGAGTTCAGCCCCGCCGTCATCTACCGGGACCAGCAGCCGTCCGctgcctcctcctccttcacctCCGAGTCGCTCAAAGATGGACACTTTGACCGCCACGTGTTCGACGAGGCCTGCTTCTACAACGCGGACTACATGACCTCGCGCACAAAGATGGCCGCTGACATCCTGGACAACGAGGAGCTGCTGGAGAGCATGGACGTGTACGACATCTTCGTGCGCTACTCGGGCCTCCACGTGTTCAGAGCCGTGGAGCCGGCCCTGATTCAGAAGTATGTCCGGCGCGCGTGCAACCCTCGGTTCAGCGAGGACATCTACCACCGCTGCGTCCTCAGCAACCTGGAGGGTCTGGGGTCGCGCTCACATCTGGCCATGGCTCTGTTTGAGCAGGACCAGGCCAACAGCACTTAGAGTTACAGCCGTGGATCTCCTCACGGGCCAGATTTTACTCATTCAAAGACGTCTCTCGAGATCCAGATGCTGATGTTACAGATGCAAACTTCCTGCTTCGTTCTAAGAATCAGATGATTCTTCAGACTCTGAGGAAGCCTTAGTTTTATTCAGGATGTATTTCTACACAGATGGGCGCAGTTTTATTTATGTTCTGTTTTTATAATTGTGACGAACAGAAGCCTTCACCGTTAATAAGGAGGAGGATATTGAGCCATATGTCTTCCTTTGTTTCAAACAATACTGGAGTCTTGCTGAAGCCATCGGCTGCCTTTTCTTTAAGCTGTGTAGTTTTCATTAAAGGTAATAAAGCAAGATGTATTCACCTACTGTGTTTGATCTGAATTGTTGAACTGGAATTACActattaatcacattttaatcctGATCTCAATTTTGGTTGAAACGATGAAATAAATCTGATCGTCGgcgatatttacatttaaaatatacaaGCTTTGCTCTCTGTAATAATGTACTTATTTTGCTatcctttggtacattttaaattctgggtttaattttatttaaagcttaattttgtaCTGTCAACTAtgcacatattgtttgtttaaaagtagttttttttttttcgtcacataaataatcgtgattacaatattgatcaaaataatggtgattattatcattttggccataatcttGCAGCCTTAATTAATTTGCTGGGGAATAGATAGAGTCAATGTAtcgtgatttctttttttttggcgatatagaaaattacaattttgcctataacatatatatatatagcttttgctacttcccaaactgcacaaaaagcacaattagatggatttctgattgtattctaacccagaccttcccctaaacaaaccacacgacagaactcactcacacgtgctgtcccttataggagaaaaagccataagtggcacatattgtgtttgttaataaagcagcaaatttaacctagaattgtctttctggtcagactttactGAGTTAAGAAAATCAAGTTTTATATAAATTTTGGTCCGTATCGCCTGGCGCGATTGCTGAATTTTTATCGATTATTCTGCAGATGTGAGTTTGGGGGAGTAAAGAAAGTGAACCCACCATGCTGTTTAATGGCCACGTGGTGTGAACATGCTGAATGGTTTGCTTCACCACACCTTTGCTCCATTAATAATGTCTGACTAGTgcagtgagtgagagagagagtgaaagaGGCTCTTTATGCTGCAGCTGACTGGAAAAGATCTCCACCTGTCTTCAGTGGACAATAAAAGGCCTGTGTGCTCACtggggagaggaggaggaaagcgGCACACTGAGCTttaatgctgagtcagcactttGAGCAAACAGGGAATCATCAGTGGATATGTTTGTCATCTAATTACAGAAACCAGCTGAACCATGTAGTTTATCTTTTGTGGAATGACACACTGTGCAATAATAAACTGCTTTCATAATTGGGGaggatttatatatatatatatatatacagtatatatatatatatattaatcttagattatttaaaacatttatatgaACACATTTGATTATAACCAAGTTTAAAGCAGTGAACATCAACCCACAAACACAACAAGCATATGTGAATCTAATGTGTCAGACGTGATTAAACTACCTGAGTCACTCACACTGATGGTCTAATAATATtaaactgaaaatatatttcagGAAACAAGTATAAAAATACAATGCGGCAGTCGTAACTTTAAAGCCAGTTTCCTTCACAattgaaaaacaacagcttgaGTCATTCATGTGTttactttgatgtttttttttttattaaagaataaaGTCTTTTGTTCCCTGTTTGTCTATGGATGAGGATTAACGACATAACAAATGACACGTTTTGGTTGATTTGAAATCACTTTTAATGAAACCAAAGTGATCTTTTCGAGTCAGTCGAACTAATTTAAAAGTAGCTTGACTTtatatagcattttttttttttttttttgctagcaTCCCAAATTTACCAAAAACGCTTTCTGTCATACTGGTGGAGGTGTGCTAGAAATGTAGCCACAACTGCCGTAGACAAGTGAGTATTTAAATAACCTCATTCATCGAATGGGATCAAAACCCctctttttttagaattcatgGGATTTTCAGATGCTTCCAGAGTGAGAAATACAGATTAACGTCCATAATAACTTTGATATGAGCGatataaagaaacaataaatgttCTGTTTGACTTTGTGAAGGTGAAAAtcaattagtgtttttttttaatattataaatctTCCTGACAGTGTTTATATTTTCTTATGTTTGTCAAGTAATTGGTTACCAGAAATATGTGTTAAGTAACAAAACTAAAGGAAAACATTTTGATTTGGGTTAATGACCCTATTCTGATATCAtacatttctggtgaccccagtttaaaaaaaaaaaaaaaaaaaaccaacaacaacaaacaactttttgatcacgtttgtgATATAGTGAcgagatgcaccagctcagatatttttataggttttttttattttttaaactagatatatatttgaggaagtgaaagttgtttgagaatgttttttaatttgaaaaagaataataataataaaaaaattaggtttaattttaaactgtatttactTTAACAAAATTTatgtttgaggaagtgaaagtataggatAGTTATTTGAGATTGCATGCtgagttttaatttgaaaaagaatgatcatctaaaaaatgacaaaaatataatctaaatctaaaaaaattactAGACGTTTCAGGCAACCCCGTTTGAGTTCCGGGTGACCCCATAttggtcacgaccccaaggttgaaaaacagtttGATCAGGACAATTTTtcgcttttaaaaatttattaTCGCAGTTTTTAGTTAATTATTTAGCTTTATTTAGTACAAAAGTTGTtgctactagggctgggtgatatcgACCAAATTTCATCTCTCAATATTTGTTCTCAAAATGTCGATATTCGatagaaatctcgatatttttaacaTAATAAAGTCataccaaaaagacaattcttggttaaatttgctgatgaaaaatgccacacagcacatttattaacaaacatctgcacaatatgtgccacttttggcttttcctcctctaagggacagcacgtgtgagtgagttctgtagtgtggcttgtttaggggagggtctgggttagaacacacttgGAAcggaaagcagcgactcctaaaatgagtctTTTAATACAAAACAAGCTATAGAATATGTCACAGgaatatggaaaaattgtatAGACGGACACTGTTTAattgtactctatgaataacattaatacatacttgtatgatgtgatttgtactgtgtaatggtataaataaataaaaaagatatatcttgatcattttctatattgccaaaatagaaaactcgatatatcttgaatgtcgatatattgcccagctctgcTAAGATGCCACCCTAACTTATGTTTTAAGAATAAATAGATTGTAAATGGATTTCTGCAAacattgttaaaagaaaaagacacgTTGGACATAGTGGCATTTACAAACTTTGGCAAGCGCTTCTTTATTTACATCCAGACGGTCTCTCAGTGTAACGGCTGTTTCCTGTTTTCAGGATTAAACCACCACATGTGCTGCTCTTTACTGACTAACAATGGTAACAACAGTGTAAACAGAGGAAAAGCTGCTCCTGCTCTTTAGGAACATGCAACATTTGAGACACACTCCCACAGTTTGTAGTTTGCAGAGTTTTTGTTAGAAATCAGATCATCTGCTGTTCAGAGCTGCAGCTTCATTTTTCTCCACAAGAGGGTGCTAATGATTCAgtgacaaagaagaagaagatgatggGTGGCCTGATTGAATGCAGAAAAGTCACTCTGGATCAGACTCAGGACTAAAGAGCACTACCTATGACTAATCTCTACTGAGTGCAGTTAATATAACTTCAGActagtaacaaaaacacaacccaGAAAAGTCACACCTACAGTTGACTGCTGGTACGGCAAGTTATTTTTGgcaaaaaagttgtttttttttttcttttctggaaggcttttctacaaaatgtgacacgtcctgtcacacacacacacacacgcaatgCTATGCCAGCTTtctttatttacacacacacgagtCACAGCAGATGTAGAATCCAAGTCCTTGGAGCATGCATAGGTCAGTGGGAAATCCTCCAAACACTGGGACGTTAACGAAGGCCTCACTCTTCACTAAGAGTTACAGCACAGTGCAAAGAAAAGGCTCCGCCCCATCATCTGCTTAGAGAAAAACCTCCTTCATCTCACATCACAACATATACGGAAAGGTCGATAAAGGTCGTTGACGTGAACAGAAACAGGAGTGggatctgttgttttttttgtttttgtgtgtgtgttacagctaCTGAGACTCTActgagagtgagtgagtgaggggaggtctttctttctttctttcttctgctTCCAGCTCCCACGCTACAAAACGGGATAAGCCTAAAATAACCTCCCAACACACTAACCGAGATACCAACATTCCTGACCCACTGATCCAAAACTCACATATCggacgaacacacacacacacacagaaccacacacacagatagtcGGTTGTAGGTTGTACAGATGGCATATTTACATTCACATCTCTAGAAAACACTTCATTTTTCAGTATTTGTGacgtttaaaaattaaaaacggaCAAACAGCTCTGTTGGAATCGGACACCAAAAGATGATTAAAGTCAAAACCAAAGTTGGAGTTTGACATATTGATTAATAAAGCAAAGAAAGACGGGGGGAAGTTATGGGTaccgaatgtaaaaactcagtcacTGCTTCATAGGCGACATATTTCCTCACATTatccacatttttctttcatatgAGACAGAAATTTATGGAAATCAGGATATTCTATATCGTTGTTAAAAatatgtacacatgaaaaatacatctaaatgtaaatgttaaatctaagtctaaatggtaaatgtaaatgtaaatctaaaagttTAGAAGTGTTTCGAAATTATTCAAAGTGGGCAGGCCAGCGCCTGTCAATcccgaggccccgcccacaccacCAACTGTGGCTCAGTGAGTGGTGGGGTGTATGGGgttgtataatttctaaacacttagctttacacttggtgactgatttaacctttagatttaacttttacatttagatttaactgcGATGGACTAGctctct from Gouania willdenowi chromosome 20, fGouWil2.1, whole genome shotgun sequence includes:
- the chpf2 gene encoding chondroitin sulfate glucuronyltransferase isoform X2 — protein: MFVIRTRYIHTELGIRERLLVGVLTSRANLNTLAVAVNRTVAHHFHRTFFFTGLRSPKTPHGMTVVAHGDDRPVWLMYETVRHLHQHFGWEYDWFLLAQDDTYMQADRLTELVGHLSAGQDLYMGRAEEFIGGEEKARYCHGGYGYLLSRSLLARLQPHLDTCRNDILSVRPDEWLGRCIIDYLGLSCVEMHQEMTYRYFELGKNADPEREDSSQFKAAFTVHPVSEPNLMYRLHKRFSQIELEWTYLQIQQLQTQISNLSELTPEGRAGVTWPIGIHPPFKPRTRFEVINWEYFTEEHIYSCFDSSPKCEIRGADRADVNAILEIAVERLNERYQPQLRFRKHRLLNGYRRFDPTRGMEYMLDLALEAYTQKGHSQVIAKRVNLLRPLSAVEIIPMPYVTEATRVQVILPVTAQDQDYVGNFLDMYVMNTLDTHDNVLLTLLFIYDPFDAQRVSQTDVFAGIKAMIGEVEKRYGDVKIPWISVKTEVPSQVKLMDIISKKHPVDTLFFLASVWTEVNSDFLNRCRMNAISSWQVFFPVHFQEFSPAVIYRDQQPSAASSSFTSESLKDGHFDRHVFDEACFYNADYMTSRTKMAADILDNEELLESMDVYDIFVRYSGLHVFRAVEPALIQKYVRRACNPRFSEDIYHRCVLSNLEGLGSRSHLAMALFEQDQANST
- the chpf2 gene encoding chondroitin sulfate glucuronyltransferase isoform X1 codes for the protein MRLSSFVALFRPALPLILGLSLGCSLSLLMVSWTQGDSDESCREELGNGRLFLGRGDAQREAGDGAGDEDFQPRIVPYHKDPNKPHKKVLRTRYIHTELGIRERLLVGVLTSRANLNTLAVAVNRTVAHHFHRTFFFTGLRSPKTPHGMTVVAHGDDRPVWLMYETVRHLHQHFGWEYDWFLLAQDDTYMQADRLTELVGHLSAGQDLYMGRAEEFIGGEEKARYCHGGYGYLLSRSLLARLQPHLDTCRNDILSVRPDEWLGRCIIDYLGLSCVEMHQEMTYRYFELGKNADPEREDSSQFKAAFTVHPVSEPNLMYRLHKRFSQIELEWTYLQIQQLQTQISNLSELTPEGRAGVTWPIGIHPPFKPRTRFEVINWEYFTEEHIYSCFDSSPKCEIRGADRADVNAILEIAVERLNERYQPQLRFRKHRLLNGYRRFDPTRGMEYMLDLALEAYTQKGHSQVIAKRVNLLRPLSAVEIIPMPYVTEATRVQVILPVTAQDQDYVGNFLDMYVMNTLDTHDNVLLTLLFIYDPFDAQRVSQTDVFAGIKAMIGEVEKRYGDVKIPWISVKTEVPSQVKLMDIISKKHPVDTLFFLASVWTEVNSDFLNRCRMNAISSWQVFFPVHFQEFSPAVIYRDQQPSAASSSFTSESLKDGHFDRHVFDEACFYNADYMTSRTKMAADILDNEELLESMDVYDIFVRYSGLHVFRAVEPALIQKYVRRACNPRFSEDIYHRCVLSNLEGLGSRSHLAMALFEQDQANST